The following are encoded in a window of Manihot esculenta cultivar AM560-2 chromosome 8, M.esculenta_v8, whole genome shotgun sequence genomic DNA:
- the LOC110620412 gene encoding nudix hydrolase 2 isoform X1 codes for MEALQFSRCVGDVLLARWSECSNSTFKALVNSSPFMETILVENEVQQEVKLLDAINDDHEGVIVELNKPINSDDFASMLRASIAQWRKQGKRGVWIKVPIELVNLVEAAVKERFWYHHAEPKHLMLIYWIPECTHTLPANASHRVGVCAFVMNEKREVLVVQEKTGILRGTGVWKFPTGVVEEGEHICDAVVREVKEETDIDTKFIEVLAFRQSHKAFFEKSDLSFICLLQPLSFNIQKQESEIDAAQWMSLDEYVAQPFVQTSELLKYIFDLCLAKIDKTYSGFSPVLTTSNISNENGYLYLNSRDLRSQ; via the exons ATGGAGGCCCTGCAATTCTCCCGTTGCGTGGGTGATGT TTTACTTGCTCGTTGGTCCGAGTGCAGCAACTCCACTTTCAAGG CTTTAGTAAATTCATCACCTTTTATGGAGACAATCCTAGTTGAAAATGAAGTGCAGCAGGAGGTTAAGCTACTTGATGCAATTAATGATGATCACGAAGGTGTTATTGTAGAATTGAACAAGCCTATCAACTCAGACGACTTTGCTTCAATGCTAAGAGCCTCAATTGCTCAATGGAGAAAGCAG GGTAAGAGGGGTGTTTGGATCAAAGTTCCTATTGAGCTAGTCAATCTTGTTGAAGCTGCTGTAAAG GAACGGTTCTGGTATCATCATGCAGAGCCAAAACACTTGATGCTTATATACTGGATCCCAGAGTGCACTCATACTCTTCCTGCAAATGCCAGTCACCGAGTGGGAGTTTGTGCATTTGTAATGAATGAAAAGAGAGAG GTGCTAGTGGTCCAAGAAAAGACTGGAATACTTCGAGGAACAGGCGTGTGGAAGTTCCCTACAGGAGTTGTTGAGGAG GGAGAACACATCTGTGATGCTGTAGTAAGAGAAGTTAAAGAAGAGACAGAT ATCGATACAAAATTTATAGAAGTATTAGCATTCAG GCAAAGCCACAAAGCATTTTTTGAGAAGTCAGATTTATCATTCATATGCTTGCTACAACCCCTTTCCTTTAACATCCAGAAGCAGGAATCAGAGATAGATGCAGCCCAG TGGATGTCATTGGATGAATATGTCGCCCAACCATTTGTTCAGACAAGTGAGCTTTTGAAGTACATCTTTGATCTGTGCTTGGCAAAGATAGATAAGACATATTCTGGGTTTTCTCCGGTGCTCACCACATCAAATATTTCTAATGAAAATGGTTACTTGTATCTGAACAGTCGAGACCTGAGAAGCCAGTGA
- the LOC110620412 gene encoding nudix hydrolase 2 isoform X2 has protein sequence MEALQFSRCVGDVLLARWSECSNSTFKALVNSSPFMETILVENEVQQEVKLLDAINDDHEGVIVELNKPINSDDFASMLRASIAQWRKQGKRGVWIKVPIELVNLVEAAVKERFWYHHAEPKHLMLIYWIPECTHTLPANASHRVGVCAFVMNEKREVLVVQEKTGILRGTGVWKFPTGVVEEGEHICDAVVREVKEETDIDTKFIEVLAFRQSHKAFFEKSDLSFICLLQPLSFNIQKQESEIDAAQWLQVANWLIVRTSMFSIVTLQLPAVDVIG, from the exons ATGGAGGCCCTGCAATTCTCCCGTTGCGTGGGTGATGT TTTACTTGCTCGTTGGTCCGAGTGCAGCAACTCCACTTTCAAGG CTTTAGTAAATTCATCACCTTTTATGGAGACAATCCTAGTTGAAAATGAAGTGCAGCAGGAGGTTAAGCTACTTGATGCAATTAATGATGATCACGAAGGTGTTATTGTAGAATTGAACAAGCCTATCAACTCAGACGACTTTGCTTCAATGCTAAGAGCCTCAATTGCTCAATGGAGAAAGCAG GGTAAGAGGGGTGTTTGGATCAAAGTTCCTATTGAGCTAGTCAATCTTGTTGAAGCTGCTGTAAAG GAACGGTTCTGGTATCATCATGCAGAGCCAAAACACTTGATGCTTATATACTGGATCCCAGAGTGCACTCATACTCTTCCTGCAAATGCCAGTCACCGAGTGGGAGTTTGTGCATTTGTAATGAATGAAAAGAGAGAG GTGCTAGTGGTCCAAGAAAAGACTGGAATACTTCGAGGAACAGGCGTGTGGAAGTTCCCTACAGGAGTTGTTGAGGAG GGAGAACACATCTGTGATGCTGTAGTAAGAGAAGTTAAAGAAGAGACAGAT ATCGATACAAAATTTATAGAAGTATTAGCATTCAG GCAAAGCCACAAAGCATTTTTTGAGAAGTCAGATTTATCATTCATATGCTTGCTACAACCCCTTTCCTTTAACATCCAGAAGCAGGAATCAGAGATAGATGCAGCCCAG TGGTTACAAGTTGCAAACTGGTTGATAGTACGAACTTCCATGTTTAGTATTGTTACTTTGCAATTGCCTGCAGTGGATGTCATTGGATGA